Proteins encoded in a region of the Scomber scombrus chromosome 16, fScoSco1.1, whole genome shotgun sequence genome:
- the tomm7 gene encoding mitochondrial import receptor subunit TOM7 homolog, with translation MAKLSKETKQRLQQLFQCGQFVIRWGFIPTVLYLGFKRGADPGMPEPTVLSLLWG, from the exons ATGGCTAAACTAAGCAAAGAGACCAAACAgcggctgcagcagctgttccAGTGCGGCCAGTTTGTCATCCGATGGGGCTTTATTCCAACCGTGCTGTACCTGG gTTTCAAACGAGGAGCAGATCCAGGGATGCCTGAACCCACAGTCTTGAG TTTGCTATGGGGCTGA
- the LOC133995924 gene encoding interleukin-6-like, whose product MPHTLNSYWLSALILAALLLPASGAPVKDALTESPAGDPSGEGEMPSDLLSDSPRWGPFLAITKYHRKEFEDEFKDDVKYHFLENYKISSATASCPMSNFSKEACLLRLVHGLQTYEVLLRHVVKEYPSKLILSGFKYRSDSMISLIKEKMRHPERVSALSSNQEETLLREVDNPNIFHRKMTAHSILRQFHFFLVDSLVSLRKKEMLKGSMS is encoded by the exons ATGCCCCATACACTCA ATTCGTACTGGCTTTCTGCACTAATACTTGCagctctgctgctgcctgcATCCGGAGCTCCAGTTAAAGACGCTCTCACTGAGAGTCCGGCAGGTGATCCCTCAGGTGAGGGGGAGATGCCCTCTGACCTGCTCAGCGACTCTCCGCGTTGGGGCCCGTTTCTTGCTATCACCAAATACCATAGAAAGGAG TTTGAAGATGAATTCAAAGATGATGTGAAATATCATTTTCTGGAGAACTACAAAATCTCATCAGCCACTGCAAGCTGCCCCATGTCCAACTTCAGCAAG GAGGCTTGTCTTCTCAGGTTGGTCCATGGCCTTCAGACATATGAGGTTCTTTTAAGGCATGTGGTGAAGGAGTATCCCAGCAAGTTGATCCTCTCAGGGTTCAAATATCGCAGTGACTCCATGATAAGTCTGATAAAAGAAAAG ATGAGGCACCCCGAACGGGTGTCAGCCTTGAGCAGCAACCAGGAGGAGACGCTGCTGAGGGAGGTGGACAATCCTAACATCTTCCACAGAAAGATGACCGCGCACAGCATTCTGCGTCAGTTCCACTTCTTCCTGGTCGACAGCCTGGTGtcattgagaaaaaaagagatgctCAAAGGAAGCATGTcttga